GGCTCTCAACGACAACCTCGAGATGAGTGTCTCGTTAACGGACTTTATCGATATTGCGACAAGTATCGGTGGCTCCATTAAAACAGTAGAAACCTATCAACTTTACGGTACCGGCGAAATGATCGATGGCGTGTACTATGATATTCCTGACGAAGCATCGCTGGCAGAAGTCACCAACACCATTCACCAAGAACTCAACTAAATAATCCCTAAACCAAACGCATCGAAGTGATTTACACCCAATTACTTCGATGCGTTTATTTCTAGTTTGATAAGTTTAGCTCTAGTCCAGGGGAAGCTACTGGAAGCGTGGATGAGCTGGAATTAGCAATACGAATTAACTGAGGCCAGGCAAGGTATCTTTGAGACTGCTAGCTAAAGGAGGCCGATTGGCGAATCCAAGGGGGGTTCGCGGTGAAACGCTTGTGTTGGGTCAAAGACTTGGCCGAATCTGTCACATGACTTACCAACCCCCTTTATAACTGAATTGTGCTATAATACAGAGCATAGAAAAGAAATGTAGGAGGTAGCCACATGAAGATTACCATTGCCGGTACTGGCTATGTCGGTTTATCCAATGCCGTTCTGCTTGCGCAGAATAATCCTGTCATTGCAATGGATTTAATGCAAGCGAAAGTGGATTTAATTAATCAAGGAATTTCACCTATCCAAGATGAGGAAATTTCAACTTACTTACGGGAACACGAACTGAATTTACAAGCAACGACCGATCCAGGTGTGGCTTATGATGAGACTGACTTGGTCATTATCTCTACACCAACGAACTATGACGAGGAGACGAATTACTTCGACACATCCTCAATTGAGGCCGTCCTGGATGAGGTCTTCCAGCGCAACGACCACGCAAATATTGTAATTAAGTCAACGGTGCCGGTCGGATATACAGAAAGTATCCGCGAGCGCTATCAAACTGATCGCATTATCTTCTCGCCGGAGTTTCTTCGGGAAGGGCGTGCCTTGCAGGACAATTTATACCCGTCGCGCATCATTGTAGGCGACCGTGGTGAGCGGGGGCAGCTTATTGCTGATTTATTAGCGGAAGGTGCACTTAAAGCAGACATTCCGATTCTGCTAGTTGATTCTACGGAAGCTGAAGCGATTAAGCTTTTTGCTAATACGTATTTGGCCTTGCGTGTGTCTTACTTTAATGAACTGGATACTTATGCGGAATCGAAGGGCTTGAATACCCAGCAAATTATTGATGGGGTGAGTTTGGATCCGCGGATTGGTGACTATTATAATAATCCTTCCTTTGGCTACGGGGGTTATTGTTTGCCGAAGGATACGAAGCAGTTGTTGGCGAATTATGAAGACGTGCCGAATAATCTCATTCGCGCCATTGTCGAATCGAATGCTACCCGCAAGGAATTTATAGCCCAACAAGTCCTTAGCCAAAAGCCGCAAACCGTTGGTGTCTATCGTCTGACAATGAAGATGGGGTCAGACAACTTCCGCCAGGCTGCAATTGGAGACATTATGAAGCTGTTGCGGGCAGAAGGCTTGGATGTGATTATTTATGAACCACGCCTGGATGAAGATAGCTTTGAAGGCTACCGGGTGGAACATGACTTTGAGCGCTTTAAGGCGATGAGTGACGTTATTCTGGCCAACCGGGCTACGGAAGAATTGCGCGATGTACAGGCGAAAGTCTATACCCGCGACGTTTATAATGAGAATTAGTTATAGGTGAAGGCCTGGAAAGAGAGGGTTGGGATGAAGAAACTGTTCAAGCTCATCGCGCTTGTGGCTGTAGCCATTGGTTTGCATGCGAGTTGGATTTATCAGCATTTAGATGTCGGTGAGCTGCCGGTTGTGGCCGATGTTATCATTGTCCCTGAAGGCGGCCCTGAACGTGCGCCCACAGCTGGTGCCCTCTATAAGCAAGGTTATTCGAGGAGTGGGCAGGTCATCGTCTCCCCGTTGGCCGGGCCTGGCTTTGACTTTACGTGGTACTATGAACTTGCCGGCGTCCCTAATTCGGCCATCATCCAAGAGAATCAAGCAACCAGCACCTGGACCAATGCTCTTTACACCTTGGACTTAATGGCGACCTATGGCTATGACTCCGCCCTAATTGTCACGAGCGACTACCATAGTCGCCGTACCCGCATGATTTACGAACGCGTCAATCATAATTATGGCTTTGACTTAACTTACGTCTCTGCTTACCCGGTAGTCGACGACGAAATCCAGCCCTACCAGGAGAACACCAGTAACCGCGCCCTGGCCCAAGAGGAAATCTACAAATATTACGGCTACCTCTTCGGCTTATATCACTGGCTTGATTTATAAATATCAACAGCGCCTTGAGAGACATATTGTGTGATGTCTGTCTAAGGCGCTGTTAGTTTTTCAAGAACTCTGGGAAGTCTAAGGCATGTGTCCCTTGTGAAATTTGATAGTCAGCAGGGAAGTGTCATTCTTTAGCACAAGAGCTCTGCTTGCTTTCGGCGAAGTCAGGTAGAAGCAGTGCCACTGACCAATAAGGGCACGATTGAAATATCACGTCCATAGCAAGTGTAAAGCAGATAGCCAGCCTAGACTTTCCTGGGAGTGTTTCAAGCTGGAAGGTAATATTAGAGCTTTACAGAGGGCACCGCTTCTTGTCACCTTTCAATGTAAATAAGCCACAGGGCGGGCTGTGGCTTACGGCTTGCTTTTGCGATTGGCGATAAAGCGGTCCATGGTCGGGACGATACGCTCGATTAGGTTAGGGGTAATGGTGTCGAGTTCCGCGAGTCCAGTTGCTTTCTGTAAGAGTTGGTGATATTCGGTGAGGTCGCGCTGGATCGCTTGGTGGACGCGCTTGCCTTTGGGTGTGAGTTGGTAGTAGTAGCCTTTGGAGTGGGTGTTAAAGCCGCGGTTATAGCGATGGATGTAAGTTTCTTCTTGCAAGCTTTCTACAGCTTTGCGCACGATTGCATAGGTCAAGCCCAGCTCATCGGAAATTCGGGTGAGCGTAATTTGCCCTTCCGGATGGGCTTGGACATAGTTAAGAATCAGATATTGCTTATACGTCAATGCGGGATGCAAGGCTTTCAAGTAATTATCCAAAGCCTTAGCATAATTGGCACTGACTTGCCTAGCAATGTCAAAAAGGGAGGCCTCTTGCGACTTGGTGCGGGCAGCTGTTTCTTGAATGTGAACATTTGCAGGTGTATCTTCAGGAAAGGTGACGTCAATCCCCAGGATGATTTCCATTCGGTCCAAGGTATCTTGGGTCGGATTGCTAATATGCCTTAAAGCATCGCGCACCGTATTATAAGCCAGACCTGATCTAAGCGATAAGTCTTCCAATGACATTCCGATAGCTTGTCTCTGCTGTTCAATTCGATCAATGCGATCCATCTACGCACACCCCCTCACATTTAAAACTCATTGTAAGGAAGCGACAGAGTGGTCACCACGCAGTATAATGGGTATTACTTGTTAATTAGCAAAACATCAGTTAGATTAAATATAAAAAAGCATCCGAAGATGCTTTAAGAATCCTGCAATTAAATAACGTCGCCCCCAAGGGAGCTCTTAATATGGTTCAAGGCAAAGGTATGGCCATCTGGATTAAAAGAAGCTACCGTATCTTCGTACACCACTATTTGATAGCCTAAATTATAAGCATCCATCGCTGTATGTAAGACACAAATGTCGGTTGCCACACCGAGAATGACTACCGTGTCAACCTTGCGCTCGCGTAGGCGAATGTCCAAATCGGTTCCGGCAAAGGCCGAGTAGCGCGTCTTTTGAATGTAGTGAACGTGGTCACTGTCTTTAATTTCATCGTAATAGATCTGCATCTCGCCGTACAGTTCATGTCCCCAAGTGCCTGCAATATTGTGGGGTGGATACAACTTCGTTTCGGGGTGATAAGGGTCGCCTGCAATGTGTGTATCCATTGTGATAAAGATGTCCTCACCTTGCTCATAGAACTCCTTTGTCAAGCGCATAACGTTCGGTAGAATCTCCTGGGCAGGCTGGCCGGCTGTTAGAACTCCGTCATCCGCAACGAAATCATTGGAATAGTCAACATGAATCAACGCTCTTTTCATGACATTGTCTCCTCTTTTTGCAACATATTATACCATAAAGCTTGCGACAGTGCGAATTTGCATGCATATAATTTTCACTATGATATGTTCAGTATATCATTATGGTTTTCTAAATGAAAATCATTTGCTATAATGAACGTAGATAATATGTCGATGGCTAGAGGATAGCGCGAGGTGAAAGATATGAACAATCGAGATCAAAAGTGGATACGCACTGCCAGTACACAGTTTAGTGTGATTTCCTGCCCATCGCAATTATCCCCCTTTAGGCGATTCTGTTTAGGCAGAATGACAAGCCAGTGAATAAACGCGTAACGAACCATCGTTAGGTGTTCTTTTAGGGTTCTCTCAAGTGTCCCGATGATCTCGCTAGAGGAGGGTGAGTGGATTGATTTTGACCGAAAACTTATTCATAAAGAAAGGTTAAGGTGATCCATATGCGTAACATCGCAGTATCTCGCTACTAGAGCGTTATCTAGAGAACATATTTGAACAATTATGGTCGTATCTCTGGCATAGCTGGTGGACTCGGATGAGCCCGCCGGCTTTTCGCTTTTGGTGAATTTAAGCTAAATACTAATAAGGATGAATAAAGGAGTGGCATAATGAACCAAGATATTCAACAATGGGTCGCAGGACTCGGCTTGGAGCCTCACGTTGAAGGGGGCTACTATAAGCAATTATACAAAGCTGTGACTGGGGAGGGCCAAGCCCAATATACGAGTATTCTCTTCCTTTTATTAGAAGACAATCCTTCGCACTTCCACCGCCTCAGTGTAGACGAAGTTTGGTATTATCATGCAGGCCAAGCTGTTACCGTCCATGAAATTACCCCGGACGGCCAATATTTACAGACACACCTCGGGCCAGATATTCAAGCAGGCCAAGTCCTACAACATTGCGTTCCTAAAGGTCACATCTTTGGCTCCACTGTTGAAACAGGTTACGGCCTTGTTGGCTGCATGTGTTCACCTGGTTTTGAATACGAAGACTTCAAACTCTTCCAGCGGGCAGACCTACTTGCAGCCTACCCCGAACACAAAGATATTATTACCCGCCTCACTCGAGGTTAAGGCACAAGAAACGCATCATCGCATTTTTCAGACTTGTGATGATGCTTTTTTAAGGACCTTTTTTGTGGGGAGATGTCCATAAAGGCTATGCTTCCGCTTTGAATCAGACAATTGTACATAGCGCCTTATTCATCTTCTTGAATGAGCCGGACAGTGGAGACGCGTTGGTCAAAGCGGCGGCCAGTTCTTTGAATGTGGGCCAAGTTCGTTTCGTATCGGACGGTGAAGGCTAAGGCATACAGCACATTCAATAAATAGATAATTGAAGTGGAGGATGTGAAGTTCGCAATCTTGGAATACAATTTCTCCCGTGTAGTAATTTTCAAGGAGCAGTCTGCTCGGGTGGAGATGCTGTTGGCGCCGATGCTTGTTAGGCTAATGGTCTTTGCCCCGTTCTGCTTCAAGATGTCTAGGCACTCGACGAAATGCAGATTCTCGCCAGAGTAGGAAATGATGATTGCGCAGGTATCCGGGTTGCTATGGTAGGCTTCATAGTAGCTGTAGTCGTAAATATCGGTTAGAATAATCTTGAAGCCAATGCGTCGCATGCGCGAGACGAACTCACGGGCGACCATGCCGTTGGAATGGCCGGCAAAGACGATAATCTCTTGTGCTTCGGTTAGGAAATGCTGGGCCTGGGCTAAGTCGCTTGGTTCTAATAAGGACAAGGTATCTTGGATGGTATTCTGCTCTAAGCTAGCAATTTTGCTGGCGATGCGGAGCGGGGAATCTGTTGCAGTAAAGGGCTGGTTGGCGTCTACGGCAGTAAAGTGGCTATTTAAATAAAGCCACTCTTCACGCAAGGCTTCCTTCAGATCGCTCCAGCCGACGTAACCTAATTTCTTAGCGATGCGAACCAAGCTCGTTGGGTTCGTATGGGTCAGCTGGGCCAAGGCGCTGGCAGAGAGTTGATGAATATCCTCTGTATGTTCCAGAATGTAGTCGACTAAGAGCTGTTCACCTGGCGGAAAGGTCTCGGCCTGTAATTGTTCAATAAGTAACATCTTATCCCTCCTCACACAAATAGTATACCCGATTGTGTCGCCCTCACACAATACACCTCCGCCAGAAAGTCTTTCTTGTGTCGTCGGCTACAATCGCCAGGCTAGTGCTAGAAAGAATGTAATTTTTTGATAAACTAGAGTAAGTAAAAGATAGAGAGGATTGAGAAGATGATTGTGTTTCCGGAGAATTTCTTGTGGGGCGGGGCGACGGCGGCTAATCAGTATGAAGGGGCGTACAATGAGGACGGCAAGGGTCTCTCGGTACAAGATGTGATGCCCAATGGTATTATGACACCTCGGACGGAGGAGCCGACGGAAGATAACTTGAAGCTGAAAGGGATTGATTTCTACCATCGTTATAAAGACGACGTGAAGTTATTTGCGGAGATGGGCTTTAAGGTTTATCGGACTTCAATTGCATGGAGCCGGATTTTCCCGAAAGGGGATGAGACGGAGCCGAATGAGGCGGGCTTGCAGTTCTACGATGACTTATTCGATGAGCTCTTGAAATATGGTATCGAACCGCTGGTTACTTTGTCACATTATGAGACGCCTTTGCATTTGGCGGAGGCGTATGATGGTTGGACGAATCATCAATTGATTGAGTTTTATGGTCGGTATTCTCGCACTGTATTCGAGCGTTATAAGGATAAGGTGAAGTATTGGTTAACCTTCAATGAAATTAATTCCATCTTCAATGCGCCGCTGATGAGTGGAGGTATTAACACACCGAAGGAGGAATTGAGCCAGCAAGATTTGTGGCAGGCGGTGCATCATGAACTTGTTGCCTCAGCCCTGGCTACCAAGATAGGCAAGGAAATTAATCCAGATTTCCAAATTGGCTGTATGGTTCTTGCTATGCCAGCATATCCGATGACGCCGAATCCAAAGGACGTACTAGCAGCTAGACATTTCGAGAACGAGAACTACCTCTTCTCGGATATTCATGTGCGCGGGGAATACCCAGGTTATGCTAAGCGTTATATGCGTGAGCATGGGATTGAGTTGGCTATTGCAGACGGGGAACTGGAGTTGATGAAGGAGCATACGGTAGACTTTATTTCCTTTAGCTACTATATGAGTACGACCCAAGCGCATAATCCAGAGGGTTATTCAAGCGGTGAAGGGAATATTATGGGCGGCTTAATCAATCCGCATCTGGACGCTTCCGAATGGGGCTGGCAAATTGACCCGATTGGCTTGCGTATCGTCCTCAATGACTTCTGGAATCGATACCAGAAACCACTCTTCATTGTGGAGAATGGTTTGGGTGCCAAAGACGAACTTGTCGAAGACGAGAACGGTAACCTTACCGTTATGGATCAGTACCGTATTGACTATATGAATGACCACTTATACCAAGTAGGGGAAGCGATTGCTGATGGGGTCGAGTTAATGGGATACACCTCATGGGGTTGTATCGATCTGGTGAGTGCTTCAACGGCCCAAATGTCTAAACGTTACGGCTTCATTTATGTGGACCGCAATGACGATGGCAGTGGCTCCCTGGAACGCTACAAGAAGCAATCCTTCGGTTGGTATAAAGACGTTATCGCAACAAACGGTGCCAGCTTAAAAGCACCCAAGTAAAGGAGACACCATGGCAAAAACAATCTTTCTAGACGTTGACGGCACCCTCGTCGACTACCATAATCGTGTGCCGGAATCCGCCATTGAAGCGATTACCCAAGCGCGCGCAAATGGCCACCGAATATTTCTTGTCACCGGACGTAGTAAGTCTGAATCCTACGACGAGTTGATGACCATTGGCTTTGATGGCTACATCGGTGGCAATGGCTCTTACGTCGAAGCGGATGGCGAGGAACTCTTCCACCAAACCCTAAGCTTAGAAGAAGCGACCTCGATCATCGACTGGCTCAAGAATCGTGGCTTAGAATACTATGTGGAAGCCAATACGGGACTTTTCGCCAGTGAGAACTTCGCCGAGCGTGGCAAGCCGGTGATGATGGAATATATTGGCCGGAAAGGGCAGGAGATTCCAGCGCACTTTGAAGTAACCGATGCCATGCCGGACTTATTATTAGACCGGGCTGATGAAGGCTACCGGGATGATGTGAATAAAATTAGCTTTATCTTAGATAGCTACGCTGACTTTGAAGCCGCCCGGGAACACTTCAGTGCCTATAAAGTCGGCACTTGGGGCGGTCACGGTGAAACAGCGCTCTTTGGCGATATGGCCTTGCCGAATATTGATAAGGCAGTCGCCATTGATAAGCTGATTAATCTACTAGGTATTGCCCAAGCTGATACCATGGCCTTTGGCGACGCCAAGGTTGATATCCCGATGCTGGAGTATTCCGCAGTGGGGATTGCCATGGGTAACGGCGGTCCGGAAATTAAAGCCATGGCCGACTATATTACCAGCCCGGTAGACGAAGACGGATTATATCAAGCCTTTCAGCACTTTGGCTTACTTGATTAATAAGAGGCGAGAGTACATACAGCCACGGCCCGCGCCGTGGTTTTTCCTTATTCTGATGGACACTTAGTTTCGACCGGACACATCCTAAGATTAGCTTTGAGTGCCAATCGAGCCACCTTGCAAGGAGTTGCTATTGGCGCTAGAATTCTCTTGGGAATGATTGGAAGCTAATTGCTAGAATTTGCCGAAAGTTAAAGGGAGGGGTCGGCGGTCAATCTACCATCACTAAATTGACCACCAAGCCATATTAATGGTAGTTCCCTAGCGGTTGTGCTAAACTTTAAGTGTTGACCGATTGTGTTGTGACAGTCAAATGTGATAACTTATAGTAGGAAAAGGAGAGATAATATATGAGAAAATCTTTACAAAAATTAGTATTATTAGGCGTTAGTGCAGCAACCCTAGGGGCAGCTTCTGTAAATACCATTGCCTTAGCAAGTGAATCAAGTTCAGTAGAGTCTTCGGCTGAATCTATATCAAGTGAAGAGACATCTGAATCTACTTCTGAAGAAAGTTCAGAAGATAGTGCCGCTGAAAGCGCGAGTGAAGCAGTAGTTGCTCCTGAAGAAGCAGCAACCGAAGAAGCCGAAGTTGAACCAAGCGCTTTACAAAAAGCCTTAGAAGCAGCTTTGGCTGATTTCCAAGCGAAATACCCAGATGCAACCTTAACAGGTGTAAACATTACAGAATCAGAAGTACGCGCAGCAGCAGCTGTGACCGATACGGTAGCTGTAGCTTCTGATGTAGATGCAAGCAGTGAAGCTTCTGACGAGAGTGCTTCAGACGCTGAGGCGGACTCAGATGAGTCAACAACTTCGGAATCTGAGTCAACCAGTGAAGAAACTCCAGACAATCAACCCGATCATACACAAGGAACTGAAGATCCGGTAGATGCTGAGACAACTGACGAAGCTGCAACAAGCGAAGCTTCTGTAGATGATGCAGCGGCAGCTACAACCGTTGTTGCTGGGGTTGAAGTGGTTTATGACATCAAAGTTTCTGGTGCCGATCTTGCCAACCAATATGATGTTACCTACAATAGCGAAACAGGTGAAGTAGTTACTGACGAGACTACAGAGTTAACTGAAGCAGATGCTGATGGTGTTCTTATAGACAGCAAAGGCTTTGAGACGACTGGATTTGTTGACTTTGACGAAGTGACTGCAGCTGCCCTTGCTAAAGCGGGTTATGGCTTTGCTACAGATTATACCTTAAGTCGTGATGATGCAGAACATACCAACCCAACTTGGTTAGTAGAAGTTGTTGAAGAACGTGATAATGACGATGCACGTAAGGCCAGCATCACTATTGATGCGGTAACCGGTGAAGTTGTAAAGGCTGAAGGTGACGTAATTGAAGAAGCGCCTGTAGAAGAAACAGCGCCTGTAGTTACTGAAACGGCTCCTGCGGTTGAATCGGAAGCGACTTCTGAATCAACTTCTGAATCAACGTCTGAATGTGAAGACGCGTCGTCT
This region of Suicoccus acidiformans genomic DNA includes:
- a CDS encoding glycoside hydrolase family 1 protein → MIVFPENFLWGGATAANQYEGAYNEDGKGLSVQDVMPNGIMTPRTEEPTEDNLKLKGIDFYHRYKDDVKLFAEMGFKVYRTSIAWSRIFPKGDETEPNEAGLQFYDDLFDELLKYGIEPLVTLSHYETPLHLAEAYDGWTNHQLIEFYGRYSRTVFERYKDKVKYWLTFNEINSIFNAPLMSGGINTPKEELSQQDLWQAVHHELVASALATKIGKEINPDFQIGCMVLAMPAYPMTPNPKDVLAARHFENENYLFSDIHVRGEYPGYAKRYMREHGIELAIADGELELMKEHTVDFISFSYYMSTTQAHNPEGYSSGEGNIMGGLINPHLDASEWGWQIDPIGLRIVLNDFWNRYQKPLFIVENGLGAKDELVEDENGNLTVMDQYRIDYMNDHLYQVGEAIADGVELMGYTSWGCIDLVSASTAQMSKRYGFIYVDRNDDGSGSLERYKKQSFGWYKDVIATNGASLKAPK
- a CDS encoding cysteine hydrolase family protein → MKRALIHVDYSNDFVADDGVLTAGQPAQEILPNVMRLTKEFYEQGEDIFITMDTHIAGDPYHPETKLYPPHNIAGTWGHELYGEMQIYYDEIKDSDHVHYIQKTRYSAFAGTDLDIRLRERKVDTVVILGVATDICVLHTAMDAYNLGYQIVVYEDTVASFNPDGHTFALNHIKSSLGGDVI
- a CDS encoding MurR/RpiR family transcriptional regulator; this translates as MLLIEQLQAETFPPGEQLLVDYILEHTEDIHQLSASALAQLTHTNPTSLVRIAKKLGYVGWSDLKEALREEWLYLNSHFTAVDANQPFTATDSPLRIASKIASLEQNTIQDTLSLLEPSDLAQAQHFLTEAQEIIVFAGHSNGMVAREFVSRMRRIGFKIILTDIYDYSYYEAYHSNPDTCAIIISYSGENLHFVECLDILKQNGAKTISLTSIGANSISTRADCSLKITTREKLYSKIANFTSSTSIIYLLNVLYALAFTVRYETNLAHIQRTGRRFDQRVSTVRLIQEDE
- a CDS encoding cupin domain-containing protein, whose amino-acid sequence is MNQDIQQWVAGLGLEPHVEGGYYKQLYKAVTGEGQAQYTSILFLLLEDNPSHFHRLSVDEVWYYHAGQAVTVHEITPDGQYLQTHLGPDIQAGQVLQHCVPKGHIFGSTVETGYGLVGCMCSPGFEYEDFKLFQRADLLAAYPEHKDIITRLTRG
- a CDS encoding helix-turn-helix domain-containing protein; this encodes MDRIDRIEQQRQAIGMSLEDLSLRSGLAYNTVRDALRHISNPTQDTLDRMEIILGIDVTFPEDTPANVHIQETAARTKSQEASLFDIARQVSANYAKALDNYLKALHPALTYKQYLILNYVQAHPEGQITLTRISDELGLTYAIVRKAVESLQEETYIHRYNRGFNTHSKGYYYQLTPKGKRVHQAIQRDLTEYHQLLQKATGLAELDTITPNLIERIVPTMDRFIANRKSKP
- a CDS encoding nucleotide sugar dehydrogenase, translating into MKITIAGTGYVGLSNAVLLAQNNPVIAMDLMQAKVDLINQGISPIQDEEISTYLREHELNLQATTDPGVAYDETDLVIISTPTNYDEETNYFDTSSIEAVLDEVFQRNDHANIVIKSTVPVGYTESIRERYQTDRIIFSPEFLREGRALQDNLYPSRIIVGDRGERGQLIADLLAEGALKADIPILLVDSTEAEAIKLFANTYLALRVSYFNELDTYAESKGLNTQQIIDGVSLDPRIGDYYNNPSFGYGGYCLPKDTKQLLANYEDVPNNLIRAIVESNATRKEFIAQQVLSQKPQTVGVYRLTMKMGSDNFRQAAIGDIMKLLRAEGLDVIIYEPRLDEDSFEGYRVEHDFERFKAMSDVILANRATEELRDVQAKVYTRDVYNEN
- a CDS encoding Cof-type HAD-IIB family hydrolase, with the translated sequence MAKTIFLDVDGTLVDYHNRVPESAIEAITQARANGHRIFLVTGRSKSESYDELMTIGFDGYIGGNGSYVEADGEELFHQTLSLEEATSIIDWLKNRGLEYYVEANTGLFASENFAERGKPVMMEYIGRKGQEIPAHFEVTDAMPDLLLDRADEGYRDDVNKISFILDSYADFEAAREHFSAYKVGTWGGHGETALFGDMALPNIDKAVAIDKLINLLGIAQADTMAFGDAKVDIPMLEYSAVGIAMGNGGPEIKAMADYITSPVDEDGLYQAFQHFGLLD
- a CDS encoding YdcF family protein → MKKLFKLIALVAVAIGLHASWIYQHLDVGELPVVADVIIVPEGGPERAPTAGALYKQGYSRSGQVIVSPLAGPGFDFTWYYELAGVPNSAIIQENQATSTWTNALYTLDLMATYGYDSALIVTSDYHSRRTRMIYERVNHNYGFDLTYVSAYPVVDDEIQPYQENTSNRALAQEEIYKYYGYLFGLYHWLDL